From the genome of Phaeodactylum tricornutum CCAP 1055/1 chromosome 13, whole genome shotgun sequence, one region includes:
- a CDS encoding predicted protein (unknown function; similarity to Entamoeba protein; membrane protein; unknownn protein): protein MRRRQLLPPRIAAYVACVFFSFCNSSLLAAASAELADNGNHAVSVDFPETLHSSGASLTLSSRARSDDFRSLALGDFDALNALYSGTTFTLPSTSVDTKVGGFTLSLSFANIVCRDFNLGDIRLTPVENITTAATTIRSTLQLVDVDIVCSADYRYRYILGTNGGGRADIYTRDNSVSSQIVLRSPDLARFAPDEFILENCATTVNVFDLDFNGGGVVNIVGNILNALDKVLRNVVEREISDFLCQALQDVDDDVAALLGRLTTLLGPYLGDSPDGNGNDSVAVGALQAERDLVVPSDVTLLNFQEPSTQFANVIDLLVEQVGGYFGNTNTGAGTLNINALLRDQILDDNGALVVDLTKLGDFGSGNLLQASNEILGSIAVKIETATVIGLDSFSRFDDLSQIGNFTFQTGFAIEDIRLEIQMELRLQPPASTQSLVEVVQVEIPLGRVDASTSLLLAIDQGRLGSLPLGSLLNDDSVVNCLLSAVFDLQVTSLSIQPALSVGLPTVRGFATPGLQRVVGTAVEIVYDAFYQTLVVALNNFVQTTAIEFLDDAVQGLRNSTTCLTKARGSETALIDFRDLLLSAEESEAYGGNGTNPYGSLGVVVKSLIDDELVANDASGVPKMNNFIIKPLTEQQSGIAGTFLLAQEFLAFDQRISFNGLDAKVRFRIADLRVENLDTIREPLALLDPLTNEASRINNTLSMGTPSTPLRISVLLQIGVEGAGTTILNKVNIGVELSSVSVVTKLLARIVERDFLSFPIEDMLNIDCWLATVQTPSLSAQGVRNEDSMVSLGLEDLKLLIGDMNFTVDCIECTSPQVLQIGELLRTPQGQTDAATSAQNVVDYLVSLTQGDNSFLQSRIDRLLVESAKRCPHSPSFSSETGSLQYEAFEVNLKEDSMSFLLGVLVAAGVSVGGTILLTILVKVLVARRNRKWLQSLPSSRALAIYDEQQKHRDFEESIDKRTSSMFRSGQVPLVIRWLVPVFILGNIGMFLSGHLSVGGSVRIYIQIAGERLVFDDFYSFSVAQSAIELWDAGGKELAILILIFSGVWPYTKQILTFLLWFAPPTRVSVSTRGTWLLWLDALAKWSMIDVFVMIISIVAFRVSIRSPSQSFLPDDLYRVDLAVVPVWGLYANLTAQLLSQLSSHVIIHYHRRVERKAQNEVKDEPNESLIENGTKEFESEASWTLKDVPLKSSTTEMTDDDGTTQDEAVEALRSHAFGRPHRGEAEKLHVRRGVNILVVVVAVVLTVMLLLGSLLPSFSFDVQGLAGVAVEAGRNFEQAKDEHSIISIAQLLMDQARFVDTAKDYIGTTSIAVLLVLTVLIVPVLQTCALVVQWFYPMTHGTRRRVESVVEVLRAWQYMEVYVISIVVGAWQLPEVSSFLIGSACDGLQSTFAELVFYGFIEAEDAQCFKVDAAISSGSYVLIAAAVLLAVMNTFICKAVGQVEYFSKYRELFAAHGSLHRKELALEEREPVPVDDINAVPVLFTDRFRWLLRTQKMS, encoded by the exons ATGAGACGACGGCAGCTACTCCCTCCCAGAATTGCCGCGTACGTCGCCTGTGtgttcttttctttttgcaacagCTCTCTTTTGGCTGCTGCTTCTGCCGAGTTGGCTGACAACGGAAACCACGCTGTTTCGGTGGACTTCCCGGAGACTCTACATTCCTCTGGGGCCTCACTCACACTATCCAGTCGCGCAAGAAGCGATGACTTCCGTTCTCTCGCTCTGGGCGATTTCGACGCCCTCAATGCCTTGTACAGTGGCACAACTTTCACTTTGCCGAGTACTTCGGTTGATACCAAGGTGGGAGGTTTTACTTTGTCACTGAGTTTTGCCAATATCGTCTGTCGTGATTTCAATCTAGGGGACATTCGCTTGACACCCGTTGAAAACATCACTACGGCCGCCACCACAATACGCTCGACTCTGCAACTTGTTGACGTCGACATTGTTTGTTCGGCCGATTACCGGTACCGATACATACTCGGAACCAACGGAGGAGGACGGGCCGACATTTACACACGTGACAATTCAGTATCCAGCCAAATCGTCTTGCGATCTCCCGACCTAGCTAGGTTTGCGCCCGACGAGTTTATTTTAGAGAACTGCGCTACGACGGTCAATGTCTTCGACTTGGACTTTAATGGAGGCGGCGTTGTTAATATTGTCGGCAACATTTTGAACGCACTCGATAAAGTACTGCGCAACGTGGTGGAGCGGGAAATTTCTGACTTCTTGTGTCAAGCCCTGCAAGATGTTGATGACGATGTTGCTGCCTTGTTGGGACGACTGACTACTTTGCTGGGGCCGTATTTGGGGGATTCACCCGACGGTAACGGCAATGATAGTGTGGCGGTCGGGGCTTTGCAGGCGGAACGTGATCTGGTCGTGCCGTCCGATGTAACCTTGTTGAACTTTCAAGAGCCGTCTACACAGTTTGCCAACGTGATTGATTTGCTTGTGGAGCAAGTTGGCGGGTACTTTGGCAACACCAATACCGGTGCGGGAACGCTTAATATCAATGCCCTTCTCCGTGATCAGATCTTGGACGACAACGGTGCCTTGGTCGTGGACCTGACGAAACTAGGAGACTTTGGATCGGGCAATCTGTTGCAAGCAAGCAACGAGATATTGGGATCCATTGCAGTGAAGATCGAAACGGCGACCGTCATCGGTTTGGACAGTTTCTCCAGGTTTGACGACTTGAGCCAGATTGGCAATTTCACATTTCAAACAGGCTTTGCCATTGAGGACATTCGGTTGGAGATACAGATGGAATTGCGGCTGCAACCGCCGGCTTCTACCCAATCCCTGGTGGAGGTTGTACAGGTTGAAATACCGTTGGGACGCGTCGACGCATCGACGTCGCTGCTATTGGCGATCGACCAGGGTCGACTGGGAAGCTTGCCGCTTGGGTCGTTGCTGAACGACGATTCGGTGGTGAATTGTCTCCTTTCGGCTGTTTTCGATTTGCAAGTAACGAGCTTGTCGATTCAACCGGCCTTATCCGTCGGACTCCCAACGGTACGGGGTTTTGCTACACCTGGATTGCAGCGCGTTGTCGGTACCGCAGTCGAGATCGTGTACGACGCCTTTTACCAAACGTTGGTAGTCGCACTCAACAATTTCGTGCAAACTACCGCCATTGAGTTTCTCGACGATGCCGTGCAGGGACTGCGGAACAGCACTACGTGTCTGACGAAAGCGCGGGGCTCGGAGACAGCTCTCATTGATTTTCGCGACCTCTTGTTGTCGGCGGAAGAATCGGAAGCGTACGGTGGTAACGGGACAAACCCTTACGGAAGTCTGGGAGTTGTGGTCAAAAGTTTGATCGACGACGAGCTTGTGGCCAATGACGCCTCGGGTGTACCAAAGATGAATAATTTTATCATCAAGCCCTTGACCGAACAGCAGTCAGGAATAGCGGGCACATTCCTGTTGGCGCAAGAATTTCTTGCATTCGATCAAAGGATCAGCTTCAATGGGTTGGACGCCAAGGTTCGATTCCGCATTGCTGACCTACGGGTGGAGAACCTGGACACTATTCGCGAGCCGTTGGCTCTGCTTGACCCCCTCACGAATGAAGCGAGTCGCATCAACAATACTCTCTCAATGGGTACCCCGTCCACGCCTTTGCGGATATCCGTACTGTTGCAGATCGGAGTGGAAGGCGCAG GTACCACAATCCTGAACAAAGTGAACATCGGAGTTGAGCTGTCTTCTGTGTCGGTTGTTACGAAGCTTCTGGCCAGAATTGTGGAGCGGGACTTTCTGTCGTTTCCAATCGAAGATATGTTGAACATAGATTGTTGGCTTGCGACTGTACAGACCCCTAGCCTGAGCGCTCAGGGTGTTCGTAATGAGGACAGCATGGTGTCACTTGGCTTGGAGGATCTGAAATTGCTGATTGGCGATATGAACTTCACCGTGGACTGCATTGAGTGCACGAGTCCTCAGGTGTTGCAGATCGGCGAGTTGTTACGTACACCGCAGGGCCAAACCGACGCCGCTACTAGCGCGCAAAATGTGGTGGACTATCTAGTCTCACTGACACAGGGAGACAACTCGTTTTTGCAATCGAGAATTGATCGCTTATTGGTGGAATCGGCGAAACGTTGTCCGCACAGTCCGAGTTTCTCGTCCGAGACTGGATCACTGCAGTATGAAGCGTTTGAAGTAAATCTGAAGGAGGACTCTATGAGTTTCCTTTTGGGAGTTTTGGTTGCTGCTGGTGTAAGTGTGGGAGGCACAATTCTACTGACCATTCTGGTGAAGGTACTCGTTGCGAGACGTAATCGCAAGTGGCTGCAATCACTGCCTAGCTCGCGTGCGTTAGCCATTTACGATGAACAACAGAAACATCGGgatttcgaagaaagcatcGATAAACGCACATCAAGTATGTTTCGTAGCGGTCAGGTACCGCTCGTTATCCGTTGGTTGGTTCCCGTGTTTATTCTGGGAAACATTGGGATGTTTCTGAGCGGCCATTTGAGTGTTGGAGGATCCGTGCGTATCTATATCCAAATAGCTGGAGAGCGGCTTGTATTTGATGACTTTTACAGCTTCTCAGTGGCACAGTCCGCTATTGAATTGTGGGATGCCGGAGGGAAGGAACTGGCG ATTTTGATCCTTATCTTTAGCGGAGTGTGGCCGTACACCAAACAAATTCTGACTTTTTTGCTGTGGTTTGCTCCGCCGACGAGGGTTTCCGTGTCCACGCGCGGGACTTGGCTGTTGTGGTTGGATGCGCTTGCCAAATGGAGTATGATTGATGTGTTTGTGATGATAATATCGATTGTTGCTTTTCGAGTGTCGATCCGAAG TCCTAGTCAATCCTTTCTACCGGATGATCTGTACCGAGTCGACTTGGCTGTAGTCCCCGTGTGGGGATTGTACGCGAACTTGACTGCGCAGCTTCTATCGCAGCTGAGTTCCCACGTCATCATTCACTACCACCGTCGTGTGGAGCGAAAGGCGCAGAATGAAGTCAAAGACGAACCAAATGAATCGCTCATCGAGAATGGAACGAAGGAATTTGAAAGCGAAGCATCTTGGACTCTGAAGGATGTTCCGCTGAAGAGTAGCACCACCGAGATGACGGATGATGACGGAACGACACAGGATGAAGCTGTTGAAGCGCTGCGCAGCCATGCCTTTGGTCGTCCTCATCGCGGTGAAGCCGAGAAGCTACACGTCCGCCGTGGGGTCAACATTCTGGTAGTAGTGGTGGCAGTGGTGTTGACTGTTATGTTATTATTGGGGTCGCTTCTTCCGAGTTTTTCGTTTGACGTTCAAGGTTTGGCGGGTGTGGCTGTAGAAGCAGGTCGGAACTTCGAGCAGGCCAAGGATGAGCATAGCATAATTTCGATTGCGCAGTTGCTGATGGATCAAGCTCGATTTGTGGACACAGCGAAGGACTATATTGGTACGACCTCGATAGCTGTGTTGCTGGTTTTGACGGTCTTGATTGTGCCTGTTCTTCAGACGTGCGCGTTAGTGGTGCAGTGGTTTTATCCCATGACGCATGGAACGCGCCGTCGCGTGGAGAGTGTTGTCGAGGTCTTGCGGGCCTGGCAGTATATGGAAGTATACGTGATATCGATAGTTGTCGGAGCGTGGCAATTGCCGGAGGTTTCGagctttttgattggatCGGCGTGCGATGGCTTGCAAAGCACATTTGCCGAGCTGGTCTTTTACGGATTTATAGAAGCGGAAGACGCACAATGCTTCAAAGTGGACGCGGCGATCTCTTCGGGATCCTATGTGCTGATTGCAGCCGCAGTGTTATTGGCTGTCATGAACACTTTCATCTGCAAGGCAGTCGGTCAAGTGGAATACTTCTCCAAATACCGTGAATTGTTCGCGGCTCACGGTTCTTTGCACCGGAAGGAACTGGCGCTGGAAGAGCGAGAGCCGGTACCCGTAGACGACATCAATGCTGTGCCTGTACTGTTTACGGATCGATTTCGTTGGTTGTTGCGCACTCAGAAAATGTCGTGA
- a CDS encoding predicted protein, producing MKIIRKTLQLTIWLSACLVTSYSYSNSNVPVGKSSARNTETSPVPISSHTFLFRSHPIAYETAVVRFPTKIAVPPQSPTTPYRDVSPVLLLNGFGVGSFHQHRLIQALQQQSDQSTVTDKNSNRDEPASLATIIYTLDYLGQGRSWPVDSNDGQSEAELGLRYCGQTWVDQIVAFLETIVLPARESCFSSTRHYTAPPERVHLVGNSVGGHLAVFVAALRPDLVASVTLLNATPVWGLNLPGWTGHLPAPFLPKTIGRFLFDQIRNLNTIEQYLAAAYVHREAFDATLMQQIRACTESQGGHAAFASILWSPPVTLPTKPNDAPSNTKNDYKKINAFDEALSRLECDVLLCFGADDPWCKPAFAARMLRALGQRPTGKVQRYVELSSVGHCPNHEAPNAVAYVLLPWLLSSNAQRQQIALVPAPLSEDKRTSVRETWGVTELTERQADDISLSLVDRLAVLFV from the coding sequence ATGAAGATTATTCGGAAAACCCTGCAGCTCACGATCTGGCTATCCGCGTGTCTCGTCACCTCCTATTCCTACAGCAATAGCAACGTGCCGGTAGGCAAATCCAGTGCCAGGAACACTGAGACTTCCCCCGTCCCTATATCTTCGCATACCTTTTTGTTCCGATCCCACCCCATTGCATATGAGACCGCTGTGGTCAGATTTCCCACCAAGATAGCCGTGCCGCCGCAATCACCAACCACACCGTATCGAGACGTCTCGCCGGTGCTGCTCCTGAACGGCTTTGGGGTCGGGTCCTTCCACCAACACCGACTCATCCAAGCCCTGCAACAACAGTCCGACCAATCTACAGTAACTGACAAAAACAGCAATAGAGATGAACCCGCCAGTCTTGCTACTATTATTTACACGCTTGATTATCTCGGACAAGGTCGCTCCTGGCCCGTGGATTCCAACGATGGACAAAGTGAAGCGGAATTGGGATTGCGCTACTGTGGACAAACATGGGTGGACCAGATTGTAGCATTTTTGGAGACAATCGTTTTGCCTGCTCGTGAATCCTGTTTCTCGTCCACGAGACACTATACTGCTCCTCCGGAACGAGTCCATTTGGTAGGCAATTCTGTCGGCGGACACTTGGCCGTATTTGTGGCTGCCTTGCGACCCGACTTGGTAGCCTCCGTCACCCTGCTCAACGCCACTCCTGTTTGGGGACTCAATTTGCCCGGCTGGACCGGTCATTTGCCGGCTCCTTTTCTGCCCAAGACCATTGGTCGATTTCTGTTCGATCAGATTCGCAATCTCAACACAATCGAACAATatttggcggcggcgtacGTCCATCGGGAGGCGTTTGACGCCACGCTCATGCAACAAATCCGAGCCTGCACTGAAAGTCAAGGGGGACACGCGGCCTTTGCCTCGATTCTTTGGTCTCCTCCCGTGACCTTACCGACGAAACCAAATGATGCTCCAAGCAATACCAAAAACGACTACAAAAAGATCAACGCTTTCGACGAAGCCCTTTCCCGGCTCGAGTGTGACGTTTTGCTATGCTTTGGAGCCGACGATCCTTGGTGCAAACCGGCCTTTGCAGCGCGTATGCTCCGAGCTCTGGGACAGCGTCCAACGGGTAAGGTCCAGCGATACGTGGAACTCTCCAGCGTTGGTCACTGTCCCAATCACGAGGCGCCAAACGCCGTAGCATACGTTTTGCTACCCTGGTTGCTTTCGTCAAATGCACAACgccaacaaattgcattggTGCCAGCGCCACTCTCAGAAGACAAACGAACGTCAGTACGAGAAACCTGGGGGGTCACGGAATTGACCGAACGCCAAGCCGACGACATTTCTTTATCATTAGTGGATCGACTAGCCGTACTATTTGTATAG
- a CDS encoding predicted protein: MCSSVYMVSDVCIKGRGTVAVDNAYSRADWKTTKSFSETLKHRKSKQFKRCFYTFPTQCMLEWRLGVAVRAYSGTPKAPSGGPLSGMETLKHRKSKQFKRCFYTFPTQCMLEWRLGVAVRAYSGTPKAPSGGPLSGMGRFRNVMEVARPAQPVMVVEHTV; this comes from the coding sequence ATGTGCAGCAGCGTGTACATGGTATCCGACGTGTGCATAAAGGGCCGTGGGACGGTGGCGGTAGACAATGCCTATTCGCGGGCGGactggaagacgacaaagtcgttttcggaaacgttaaagcacagaaagtcgaagcaattcaagcgTTGTTTCTACACGTTTCCCACACAGTGTATGTTGGAATGGAGATTGGGTGTGGCTGTTCGTGCATACAGCGGAACGCCGAAGGCACCGTCCGGGGGTCCACTATCCGGAATGGAAACGTTAAAGcacagaaagtcgaagcaattcaagcgTTGTTTCTACACGTTTCCCACACAGTGTATGTTGGAATGGAGATTGGGTGTGGCTGTTCGTGCATACAGCGGAACGCCGAAGGCACCGTCCGGGGGTCCACTATCCGGAATGGGTCGTTTCCGCAACGTGATGGAGGTTGCGCGACCTGCGCAACCAGTTATGGTTGTGGAGCATACTGTGTAG
- a CDS encoding predicted protein — protein sequence MVQVEIMSKIYGELVAYPPLRILQNGKEHDPYVVVDEAIEKFGAAVKDQMLTKEQALVKVTKVANSIDWLPTELKELVDAHCRKDSDVDNDGYVNKMRLSIKANELFGKMKASTYFVNFYQLKQVASRFAAHWGFVVVSSGNKLSCFFAKSSTKPQHSTECHPGVKEQRLARKAAGITIGGLDLTKVNDIVTLIAAGNINACQMKSLLKDHVPEHYAITASDICNIRKRAVKYSIEQTPINIATAQKLIDFVPLDEDETIISKDDDVSREKVAEFMRQVLQDTGEGWKALAFLEKVKSETIGFDFRVHYDIDVRPIGIVWITKSMRKAWIRFGSTIYLDAMKRKMNSLHWPYIGPVAMDHEMRVVPLCESICLGETLAAYAFALNSLEQMEPRRKLASIRLIYADCFLTDALLPLVGLKRPSTTLAWDSFHLKSKVWPEYFGPTLFDQLKASLGKMLYGKSRKEYDEAYQEIAQTLAHNPAKLEYVKGLYDHPERFAHHFIKTIPGNLGKSSSQPAESNHSSVVARVGPGSSQDIVKEISALLYRRQDLANLHEQEDARYELLSFNRASKTKTTTLLHDLSDAGAHKALSKRFFKDYWCPLSEEGKSYTHLCLPCGSHQIFHMDTPKLDDFAIVIKKGERCTCSQQKEFGGMCLHEYALHNHTFELSLFPERMLQPHLQTAIRPTSSNNDTYDHYGCNDDDLVLVKGNNANEVNVDEVNIHADTRNEPSSSEDDSIPLATLAGKCSTNTKMQPQKKQKCAAVTHAEATCVAAAVVDYIVGGKSEMSMVLYSSLQHLLEIARGTSARSAASIVQSASLAVELRRKHPALHQPVAGPEANTVGRTRSKRLVSKVMATYGGTSILRDLGRRITKEELPRFRQTELCCSQAISDGSKLSSLITANKPVLISLPRHTKWLVIHGLYNLSGSLAAAKVSNNVGVEVTCYGNMGTIMEGLIEGAASFDHRVATYSTVTDWIATSALTGMNTMTRLIASNKFNSLTGSI from the exons ATGGTCCAAGTCGAAATAATGTCTAAAATATATGGTGAGCTTGTAGCATATCCACCACTCCGGATTCTGCAAAATGGGAAGGAACATGACCCTTACGTTGTTGTAGATGAAGCTattgaaaaatttggtgcAGCAGTCAAAGATCAAATGCTTACAAAGGAACAAGCTTTGGTGAAGGTGACAAAAGTTGCTAATTCAATTGACTGGCTACCTACTGAACTGAAAGAACTGGTTGATGCACACTGTCGTAAAGACTCAgatgttgacaatgatggaTATGTCAATAAGATGAGACTTTCAATCAAGGCAAATGAACTCTTTGGGAAGATGAAGGCCAGCACCTATTTTGTCAACTTTTACCAGCTCAAGCAGGTTGCTTCACGATTTGCCGCACACTGgggatttgttgttgtttcgtcTGGCAACAAATTGTCATGCTTTTTTGCCAAGAGCTCAACTAAACCAC AGCACAGCACGGAATGCCATCCAGGTGTTAAGGAGCAGCGCCTTGCAAGGAAGGCTGCTGGCATAACAATTGGTGGCTTGGATCTGACAAAGGTCAATGATATTGTGACATTAATAGCTGCAGGAAATATCAATGCTTGCCAGATGAAGAGTTTGCTAAAAGATCATGTGCCAGAGCACTATGCAATTACTGCTTCTGATATATGCAACATCAGAAAGCGAGCAGTCAAGTACTCCATAGAACAAACACCAATAAACATTGCAACAGCACAGAAATTAATTGATTTTGTTCCATTGGATGAGGATGAGACCATAATCTCAAAGGATGATGATGTGTCCAGAGAGAAAGTGGCTGAATTTATGAGACAGGTTCTACAGGACACAGGTGAAGGTTGGAAGGCACTTGCATTTCTTGAAAAAGTGAAATCTGAGACCATTGGCTTTGACTTCCGTGTGCATTACGATATTGACGTACGGCCAATTGGCATTGTTTGGATTACCAAAAGTATGCGCAAAGCCTGGATCCGGTTTGGGAGCACAATATACCTGGATGCtatgaaaaggaaaatgaaCAGTCTCCACTGGCCATACATTGGTCCTGTTGCAATGGATCATGAAATGCGAGTGGTTCCACTCTGTGAAAGTATCTGTTTGGGGGAAACACTTGCCGCATATGCATTTGCCTTAAATTCTTTGGAGCAAATGGAGCCACGGCGAAAATTGGCCTCTATCCGTCTCATCTACGCAGACTGCTTTTTAACAGATGCACTCCTACCATTGGTAGGTCTGAAGCGCCCTTCCACAACTCTTGCATGGGATTCCTTTCACCTGAAGTCAAAAGTATGGCCAGAATACTTTGGACCAACCCTGTTTGACCAGTTAAAGGCTTCACTTGGGAAGATGCTTTATGGAAAGTCACGCAAAGAATATGATGAAGCATACCAGGAGATAGCACAAACACTGGCCCACAACCCTGCTAAGCTTGAGTATGTGAAGGGATTGTATGATCACCCAGAACGGTTTGCTCACCACTTTATCAAAACCATACCTggaaatcttggcaaatcCAGCAGTCAACCAGCAGAATCAAACCACTCTAGTGTTGTAGCTCGAGTTGGTCCAGGCTCATCACAAGACATTGTCAAAGAAATCAGTGCACTTCTGTACCGACGACAAGACTTGGCCAACTTGCATGAACAAGAAGACGCAAGATATGAGCTATTATCCTTTAATAGGGCTtcaaaaaccaaaacaaccaCACTATTGCATGATCTGTCAGATGCTGGGGCACACAAAGCACTCTCAAAGAGATTCTTCAAAGATTATTGGTGTCCTCTTTCAGAAGAGGGAAAGAGCTATACCCATTTATGTCTTCCATGTGGCTCTCACCAAATTTTTCACATGGATACTCCTAAGCTGGATGATTTCGCCATTGTTATAAAGAAAGGAGAGCGTTGCACTTGTTCCCAGCAAAAGGAGTTTGGGGGTATGTGCCTGCATGAATATGCTCTACATAATCACACCTTTGAACTTAGCTTGTTTCCAGAAAGAATGCTCCAGCCACACTTGCAAACAGCAATTCGTCCAACCAGCTCCAACAATGATACTTATGATCATTATGGTTGCAATGATGATGATCTAGTGTTGGTCAAGGGCAACAATGCTAATGAAGTCAATGTTGATGAAGTTAATATTCATGCTGACACTCGCAATGAACCCTCCTCTTCTGAGGATGATAGCATCCCATTAGCTACATTGGCTGGTAAATGTTCTACCAACACCAAAATGCAACCccagaagaaacaaaagtgTGCTGCTGTGACTCATGCTGAAGCAACTTGTGTTGCTGCAGCAGTGGTAGACTACATTGTTGGTGGCAAATCGGAAATGAGCATGGTCCTCTATTCATCTCTTCAGCATTTGCTTGAGATTGCTCGTGGAACAAGTGCCCGCTCAGCTGCCAGCATAGTACAATCTGCTAGCCTGGCTGTTGAACTGAGAAGAAAGCATCCAGCTCTGCATCAACCAGTGGCTGGTCCAGAGGCCAACACAGTAGGAAGGACCCGATCCAAGAGACTAGTCTCAAAGGTGATGGCCACATATGGAGGGACATCG ATACTGAGGGACCTTGGCCGGAGGATTACAAAAGAGGAGCTTCCTCGCTTCCGGCAAACAGAACTTTGCTGCTCACAAGCCATCAGTGACGGATCAAAGTTAAGTTCCCTTATTACAGCCAACAAACCTGTGCTCATCAGCCTCCCAAGACATACTAAATGGCTTGTTATTCATGGCCTGTACAATCTATCAGGAAGCTTGGCTGCTGCCAAAGTTTCAAACAATGTTGGGGTGGAAGTTACATGCTATGGCAACATGGGAACAATTATGGAAGGACTTATAGAAGGTGCTGCCAGCTTTGATCACAGAGTGGCCACATACAGCACTGTAACAGACTGGATTGCAACCTCTGCTTTGACAGGAATGAATACCATGACACGGTTGATTGCAAGCAACAAATTTAATAGCTTAACTGGTAGCATCTAA